The following coding sequences are from one Salvelinus namaycush isolate Seneca chromosome 23, SaNama_1.0, whole genome shotgun sequence window:
- the tmem160 gene encoding transmembrane protein 160 gives MAALSWFTCRQLPRIANQFAWAVKHVRPQYLGGLPVRRVHGSSRKWVAEKGPWGKARMPEYHLMTELDKADALMLKKSHETGFLSWFRNGLLATGIGVIAFVQSDVGREAGYAFFILGGVCVSFGGASYVGSLFSLRRMMLLSLPAVLLNVAVVSSVALFWLCAVSLYIGRLEVEIIHEDDEDDDGGECPDCRDRGNHSHGNRHHGSNKGQDK, from the exons ATGGCTGCCTTGAGTTGGTTTACGTGCAGACAGCTGCCGCGGATTGCAAATCAGTTCGCCTGGGCTGTGAAGCACGTCAGGCCTCAATACCTCGGGGGACTACCGGTGAGGAGAGTCCACGGGTCGTCGCGGAAATGGGTGGCTGAGAAGGGGCCATGGGGCAAGGCTCGGATGCCAGAGTATCATCTTATGACAGAACTCGATAAGGCGGATGCTTTG ATGCTGAAAAAGTCCCACGAAACTG GGTTCCTGTCTTGGTTCCGGAACGGACTCCTGGCCACGGGGATCGGGGTCATCGCTTTCGTCCAGAGTGATGTGGGACGAGAGGCAGGATATG CCTTCTTCatcctgggtggtgtgtgtgtatcgttCGGCGGGGCGTCCTACGTGGGCAGCCTGTTTTCGCTGAGGAGGATGATGCTTCTCTCCCTGCCAGCCGTGCTGCTGAATGTTGCTGTGGTGAGCAGCGTcgccctcttctggctgtgtgcGGTATCTCTCTACATCGGACGCCTGGAGGTGGAGATTATACATGAGGATGACGAGGACGATGACGGAGGGGAGTGTCCAGACTGTCGGGACCGCGGCAACCACTCGCATGGCAACCGGCACCACGGCAGCAACAAAGGCCAAGACAAGTAG